The Helianthus annuus cultivar XRQ/B chromosome 15, HanXRQr2.0-SUNRISE, whole genome shotgun sequence genomic sequence GTCGCTAGTCAGCCACTGGGGTGGGAACTAGCGATTAATCGAGTATTAATCGGCGCCTAATCGGGACTTTTATAACCATGCTTAAACCAATGCCACACACCCTACATCAAATAATTTCCTTACACGAGACACTATAAAAAACAAGGAGATTTAAGGAAGATGAAAGGAATTTGAAACAATCCCCCTATGATTTGAACTTTACTTTGTTTTGGTCTATTTGATAAGACTCGAAGATTAGGATGATAACAATAATAGAATAATGATAAGGAAGATGAAAGGGATTTGAAACAATCCTCCTATGATTTGAACTTTACTTTGTTTTGGTCTGTTTTATAGGGGTTGGTTCCGGTACAAAtcatatttatcctacaaaccgtaagaacagatcctaacacttaaaaaaaagttaaattagcacatactaaaacaatacatacataaaagtaacacttttgaattatattagcacattaaaattaatcaagataattgattttagcacatatgtgaaatgatatcagcacttttctctatcagcacattgaaaacaaaaggaagatccaaataaagaattaattgcttgttagcataattataaggaattcaagataattaatattatttaagttatcattttaccatttatctataattggttggatgccacatgacactttttaaatggttcttacagtttgtatacaaaatgtggtttgtatttgatcctacacCCTATTTGATAAGACTTAAAGATTAGGATGATAACAATAACAGAATGATGATGATAATAACAAAGATAAGAGTTATATAGTATCTTCTTAAAATTACAtaaacaaaaacataaatttaaaagAAGACCGCTTATCCTCTGTTATAGTTATTGGGTATAAAAATAATAAACTTTATAGGTTTGGTATATTgataataatatttttaatatACTACACACAATTACAACACTATCAACTAACCTTAAAAATATCATAAATTGAATTCTTTCAAAATTTGGGAGAATAAAGAATACAAATTTAATTCACTTTTGTCTTTTCAAGCTCCAAAACAAATTCTTATTTTCATTTCATAGTTCCGTCATTATAACAACTAGTAAAATTTACCCGCGCATTGCGCGGGAGTATGATTGTCATCAGTTTGGTTCATTATGGTGTCGACACAATCTCAGTATAAGAACCGAAAGATAAAACCCAAAAGGTAAATTCGTGATATATCCAAAAGTGTGTCGATACATGTTTTAATAGATCAATTAGCCCGCGCAAAATTGTCGAAATTTTGTGATACACATCTAATTTGACCTATTACTGATAAAACACAACTTAACATATTACCAATAAAACAcagtttaaaaataaaatgaaaaatgcTAAAAAATTAGTAATATATATTAAGATGAAACCCAAATTCAAAATAATGATAAGAAGCACAACAAACAATTCAAACACAATGTACAAGTTGTTATGcataaataagttacaaatttataatatataatatataatatataatgagATTTAAGGAAAGATAAAAGGGGTTTGAAACCGTGTTTTCAGACCTGGACCGGACCAGTCGGTCGGTCGGTCTGGGAACCGAGGGTTGAGCCGGTCCGGGTCATGGTATCGGGCCGAAAATGCATTGAACCGGAGTTGAACCGGCGGCCGCGCTTGGACCGGGTAACCGGCCGGTCGGATAGATTTTTGGAAGGGTTAGAtcggttttttatattttttttagatttaatcctattaatttttataatacTTACTATATATTTCGGTTCTTACGTCCGGTCCGACCGATCGGACCATTGAACCGGTAAGAAGACCGGTTTAATGTCCGGTACGGTTCTGAAAACATTGGTTTGAAACAATCCCTACTATGATTTGAACTCTACTTTGTTTTGATCTATTTGATTAGACTcaaaagttcaaaaaaaaaaaagatttagaCTCAATGATGATAATAATAGTACAATGATAATGACAACAACAGTATTTcttaatattataaataataagatatataaaattaaaaatctACCACTTATCCTTTGTTATAATCATTGAgtatcaaaataataaaatttatagGTTTGAGATATTTAAAAATAACACTTCTACACATAAATTGCAAAATAACGAATGGCAAATTCAATTCACCTTTGTCTTTTTAAGCTCCAAAACAAATTCTTAGTTTCATTTCATAGCTCCGTCATTATAACATGTTTTCCTTTACATACTTGTATTGTGACCGAAAAGAAAACATGTTACATAATGAAGAAGTCGGCAAACAAGGTAATCAATATACAAATTATTAATACTTATGAATAAGCTTTGGCGAAAAATATTGTCAAATGATAATTTAACCACATTAACTTAAACATTGTTGTCATTCCGAGTCTCTTTCTTTGATGCTAGTTCAATTGAAGTCGGCTTTTCCACATTCTTGTAGGTGCGAAGCATGAAGTTGCAAGCTCCCACGGCCTCTCCCACCGTTAGATATATCCATTCTTGCCCAATCACATCTATTAACTTCGCTTTGTTCATCTTCTTTATCACCTCTCCTCCCGGATTTGCCAAAACCaactacaaataaaaaaaaacaaagtcatAGTCAGCTATGTGTCACTCAGATTCGAACAATAGAATTAAAAAGGTAACAAGTACCTTTAGCCCTCTTCTTTCCATAACCTTTTTAACCTCCCCAAGCATCGTAATCCCGCTAGTGTCAATGTTTCCGACCGCTAGAACCATCAAATCATCCATAATAGTTATTTTCAACTTTTTAAGgctatttttcaaaaattatgtaCATAATTTGTGACTAAAAGTTGATTACTTACCACTCAAGGCAAGAATGACATATTGCAAGCTATTTTCTCCTGAAGACTTCAACCTATCTTCCTCTTCGTCGACCCATCTCGAAATTCtaataaataacaaaatttaaatgTAAAAATCGTAAACAAAAACGTATTCTTGTGATTGCAAGTCGAAGAATTGTATAAATATACCTTTCCCTCAAGTAACTTGAGTTAGCAAAGTAAATAGGTGCATCAATTTGGAGTATCAAGATTCCAGGAACGGTTTTCACATTTTGGTATTGATCCATGCTTCTATAAATTGTGGAATCGGGTATGTTACCTAGTGTGGATGTTCTTGGTCTCGAGACAAACAGGAGTACCCTAAGTAGCGACAATGCAACCTACATTTGTCCCATTTAAACTAGATTATAATATAGAAAATAacaaaagtatgaagaaattAATATAATATGAAGAAATATACCGCAATAACTAATCCAATCTCAACACTCGCAAAAACAACACCAAAGTATGCACTCATGCATACAACAAAGTCAAATTTGTCTAGACTCCATAGGTGAATAGCTTCTTCGTAGTTAATAAGACCAAGCATAGCCGAGATGATAATGGAAGACAGTACAACAAGGGGCGTGTAATGAAACAATGGAGTTAGGAATAGCAATGTGAACATCACCGCAACCGCCATTACAATGTTTGATACCGCGGTTTTACATCCTGCATTAAAGTTCACAGCCGAACGCGAGAATGGCcctaaaaataaaagttaaattcAGAAAACGCATATTAGGAATACAATTTATTTATAGAAAAGGGTATAATGATAATTTTACACACCGGTAGTGAGGTAGCAAGAAGTGCATGAACCAGCAATGTTCATCATGCCAAAGGCAATCATCTCTTTGTTACCATCAATGTTGTAGTTCTTGAACATAGCAAAGCTTCTTCCAACCGCAATTCCTTCCTGTTGAAATTACATTATTACCCTTGTTACAAACATGCATTAATGATTTGTACCTTTTGTATTATTTTATGTAATTTGTACGGAATTTTGGTTTTTAGGATTTAGATCAAACAATAGTCTTGGGAATTGCATCCCCTTTGGGTTTTTGTGAAAATTTGGAAATAAATacaagtgaaaaaaaaaaaacaaactcaaGGTACAACTGATAAAGCATAAAGTACAAGTACTTACAGCTAGTGCAATGACACCCGTGACAATGCCTACTTTGATTGCTGAAGATAAATATTGTGATCCAAAAGACAAATCCGCTATTGTAATAGGATTTAAACCTTTCTTTAATTCTCCAATCTGAATTTCACATAAAGAAAATTGTTATACTTAGTAATttcattataaataaataataaataataaataatggaAGTAATCAGATCTGTTTTTGTATCCCATGTATCATAGATTTGTAGTGTATCGtgtaatataagtttttatttcATGTGATATACAGGCATAATACAGAAAGTAGGAGATCATCAAATCCAAAAATGATAACGACATGTATCAAACATGTTCGACGAAACTAACCACTTGAACACCATGTTTTTCGGCATGAGTGAGATAAACAAGAATGCTTCCTAATATAACTGATGTTAATGGAGCCATTGCAGATATCCAAAATAGCTTCGGGCGCTTTACGCTCTGTTCACATTAATTTTTGCATCAGTAATAGCAATAGCAATAGTAACATTATATTCGGATCATGTCATATGATTATTTTCAAAGTTGTGTTTAATGAATTGATGTGTTCACGAAATAATAGAtagtttattattttaataaaatatttatttttttaatctcttTTTTATGTTTTAACCTTTTAATATTGATTAAaagttttttatttaaataaaagaCATACTTACCACATATCTAGCGAACAAGAGATAGAACAGGAAGACAATACCCAAAACTGCACTCTCCCACTTCCACTgcaaatatatattataaaaattcatatattaataataaaaatataagaaaatACGTTAATGTTTAATtactttttttattaataatggaataaaaataattatttcaAGAAAATTTTCAAGAACCTGATGGGTTTGAGAGAACACAGATCGCAAAACGGAGATAATATCTGTGGCATGAGTGAAGTGTTCGAGACCAAGTATTCCTTTCAACTGTTGTAAGCAAACCACCGTCGCAGCACCACCCATGAACCCAACGATGGTCGCGTGCGACAAGAAATCGACAATAAACCCGAGCCTGCACGGATTATAATATTTTCGTTAAGCCTCCTATAAGCTTAATGacaagtttcttttttttttgggatTAGTCCACTCTGGGAAAAATATGTCCCAGAGTGGACTGACTCTCTCTACTGTAttgtactttttattttattttatttttattaataatttgcgattattaaatgttttttttaagttgTGCAAGTAAACCTCAACAATTTTTAAATGTGTTTTAAGTTGTGCTAGTTAACCTCAACAATTATTAAATTGTTATAAGTTGTGCAAATTAACCTCAAGAATCCAAGGGAAGCTTGAAAAACTCCGGCGAAGAATGTCGCCGTGAAAGCCAAGTGAAGATACAACTTGGGGTTTTCGTTCGCGTTCACCACCGCCCCTAACATGGAACCTATTAGTAGCGATGCCACAGCCACCGTCCCCACGGCTAGATCTTTTGAACTTCCCATCATTGCATACACTAGTGGTGGAATGAAGCTCGAATCTGCAAAAATTAAACACAAAACAAACTTTTAAGTTTTTTACTTCGTCCGCATTCGATTTAATCTTTTGTCACACTGACAAGACGTCATGGGTCTCACTGGGAGCAACTTCTTTACCCAATGACATGGGAAAGGTTTGTCCTCACTCCCTATCCCACCCAGAGATATATTATTAATAGCTATGCTACGAGTGAGATTTTACTAGGTACGTTTGTTTGCTTGTCTGTTTATTTACAACAACATAAGCGTAAAGAACTTACACAGCCCGAGAATCGGGGGGAGGTTCGCTAGTTTAGCATAGCTAATCCCTTGCGGAATGGCCAAACTCGCAATGGTAATACCCGCGATTATATCAGATTTAAAGAAACTCAAGTTATAACTCGACGCCCAGTCGAAAATGGGGAAGACATATTGAACCCCGAGCACGAATTTACGTGACGGAGGCTGGTTTTTGAACTGCCGAAGCGGGTCATCGGGGAAGAATGTTTCCTTGACCGTGTTCTTCAATGATTTTATGAACGGTTGTGGTGGCGGGATGGCGACTTTGTGCGGTTGTTGGTTGAATTTGGATTTCGGGTACTCGTATTCGGTACCCATTGGTGGTGATGTGAAGTGCGGAATTTTTTCCGGTGGCGGAGACGACGGTGGAAGGTGGTGGGAGGCGGAGGATGGAGGATGGTATGTTGAAGAAGATGGATATGAAGAAGGTTTATATACTGGTTTTTGAGTGGGGGAGTGGAGCCATTAGTGTGACATTATTTATTAAGAGTGTGACACGTTGTAAATGTTAAGTGGAGGGTATATGTAGAATATTCAATCTTTTGCTACTAGCAAACTTAGAATCTTCAATCATGGTTCCTATATTTTATTTAGTAAAATATATACAAAGTTTGATAATTGAGTTAATAAaacttacattgtattgtattcACATGAAATCTCAAGACTAACATGGTCTGGCAGTTGTGTTTTAATGGGCACATGAAATCTCAATCGGAAACTTCGGAAAATCAATAACGAGTATCTATTTTATGTTGTGAATGTGTATACCCGAAATGGACGAATCATTTAGTTTCTAATGATACTGGTTCGTTGATGGATTAACTGGCTATGGTAATCAATTTTTCATTCGCTGTGGTGTCACCGTGCTCCTCGAACACTGAGGTTCCTCTGTGTCGAAAATCATATTATTCTCGAATGAGTGTATCCTTTATGCCTTCCAACTCGTATTGATGCTTGGTTAGATTTCTCTTTAGTTTTAAGTGAATCACAATGAATGAAAATGGTTTGATGATACTAATATCACTAGCGATTGTCAACGCTATGTCGTCTAGAAAGGCGTTTCAGAGTTTGGTATTTATCGAGAGTTTAGCAACAACGAATGGAGGTCTACGAATATTGAAATTGAATCCCAAACTCAAACTTTGTTTCGTCATTTAAAAGCCAAAGTTTTAAGGTAACGTAAGTGTTTCTATAATTTGGCATATACGACCCTAAGACCATGcgtaatggggcgttttttttaaaaatttttgccCGAAAACGCCCTATAACGCCCCACCCCCCATTACAGGGGGCGTTATCAGGCGTGATTTTCGAAAAAAAAGGCTCCGGCGTTTTAAAAATAACGCTTAAAATTGTGGGGGCCACCATCTTTCGACCGTTGCTTCAAACGGTaactttctttatttttttttttattttaaataattccCACTATATATATTTAACTCACATTCACAccattttttatacaaaacttcacaaactctcccactttcttccaacttttataaaaaaacccACTTTCTTCTTATTTTTATACAACCATGcgcaaatgcgtcgccaaaaaattaaagaaaaatatggactctagatcatcatattatttttttatgttttttttttatttttttcagttatttttctgttttttttttattttcagctttttttttactttcggttttttctttagttttttttttttttttcaagtaatgtaatttttttttaaattaatgaatgttattttatgttttaaatttaaaaaaaataattgtgaaatgattgtaaaatgattgaatggggcattatggggcattataccactacaccacttttgctataaggGTGATCGGGGCACCCTTCGGGGACCCCATCGGTGACACATTTCACCGCTCGGCAAAGCACCGCCGTTCAAGCGGGACATCAAATCGGTGAGGTTGTTTGGGGTAAAaccggtggcggctcaccgaagagagagggaggagagagagaggcggGTCCAATCAGgtattttctttctttttttttttttttaaaaaaaaaaaaccaattcacctaagaggggtgtgccgccatcaaattggggtgttaggggagtttaagaggggacttgacgtggcacacggggattggtttgacgtaagagaggggactcacctattaggtgagcacccccttcaccctaatgcccccttgctgactaggacgccacatggcgcaaaacgccccatggtggaGGCATTATAGTGTtataccactacgcatggtctaataaTAATTTGACATATAGTAGTATAATGTTTGTCTCTATAAACGTGTTATGATTTTAAGTACTTTTCAAGAAAAAAATGGTTATATTTACGTGTAAAAATTGTTGTTAATAAAACACTCATGTAATTTCATTAATTAAAGAACGACAATAACAATACAATAGTTAGAAAAATTAGGGAATGTAACACAAAaagaccaaaaaaaaaatttcctcAAAATATTCTCGTTTCCTTTATAGATTAACCATTAATCTCATTAATCTACGAAATTACCTCATATTATGAATGTGCTATAAATATTAATTTAATACTATCAATTATTAAACTAAGGGTGCCCGAGGCACAATCGGTGACCCCATGCGGGGACCGATTTCACCGAGCGGTGAGGTGCCGCCGGTGCAGCGGGGAGCCAAAAACGGGGAGCCAAAGCGGTGAGGAGGCACCGaagagaggggaggagagagaaggtgggccccattcaatcaaccaatgaaaaattttctttttttttaataaaaaaccaagtcacctaagaggagagtgccgccatcaatttagggtgtgaggagagtttaagaggggagttgacgtggcacacaaGGATTAgttatgcgtaagagaggggattCCCTCTTAGGGGAGTTGCCCTTACACCC encodes the following:
- the LOC110910310 gene encoding sulfate transporter 3.1, with the translated sequence MGTEYEYPKSKFNQQPHKVAIPPPQPFIKSLKNTVKETFFPDDPLRQFKNQPPSRKFVLGVQYVFPIFDWASSYNLSFFKSDIIAGITIASLAIPQGISYAKLANLPPILGLYSSFIPPLVYAMMGSSKDLAVGTVAVASLLIGSMLGAVVNANENPKLYLHLAFTATFFAGVFQASLGFLRLGFIVDFLSHATIVGFMGGAATVVCLQQLKGILGLEHFTHATDIISVLRSVFSQTHQWKWESAVLGIVFLFYLLFARYVSVKRPKLFWISAMAPLTSVILGSILVYLTHAEKHGVQVIGELKKGLNPITIADLSFGSQYLSSAIKVGIVTGVIALAEGIAVGRSFAMFKNYNIDGNKEMIAFGMMNIAGSCTSCYLTTGPFSRSAVNFNAGCKTAVSNIVMAVAVMFTLLFLTPLFHYTPLVVLSSIIISAMLGLINYEEAIHLWSLDKFDFVVCMSAYFGVVFASVEIGLVIAVALSLLRVLLFVSRPRTSTLGNIPDSTIYRSMDQYQNVKTVPGILILQIDAPIYFANSSYLRERISRWVDEEEDRLKSSGENSLQYVILALSAVGNIDTSGITMLGEVKKVMERRGLKLVLANPGGEVIKKMNKAKLIDVIGQEWIYLTVGEAVGACNFMLRTYKNVEKPTSIELASKKETRNDNNV